TTCCTGCAGTTGCAGGATCAGCTCGAGGGGACGGAGAACCGGATCGCGGTCGCGCGGACGGACTACAACACCGCCGTGGAGCAGTTCAACACCACGACGCGGAAGTTTCCGACCAACCTGACGGCGAAGATGTTCGGCTTGGGGAAGGCGCGCGAGTACTTCGAGGTCACGACGCCGGGTGCGAAGGATGCGCCGGCGGTGAAGTTCTGAAGGGGTCGTAAGTCGTAGGTCGTAAGTCGTAGGTCAGTCGCCACAGGACCTACGACCTATGACATATGACTTACGACTTTCTCTGAAAGAGATTTTCCGGCTTCCGCACCGACGCCCCGCCCATCGCGGGGCGTTTGGCGTTTGCCCAGGCGGCGTCAGGCGTGCCGTCCTGGCCGAGTGCCGTCCAGAGGGCGGTGGCCTTCTCGGGCATGAAGGGGAACAGCATCACGGAGAGACGATAGAGACACGACACGAGCTCGCAGAGGGCCGTGTCGAGCTCGGCGTCCTTCCCCTCCTTGGCGAGCGTCCATGGTGCGTGGACCACGATGTACCGATTGCCCTCGCTCACGAGTTCGTTGATCGCCTCGGCCGCCCCCTTGAGTCCCTGCGCCTCCATTGCCGTCTCGTAGCGCGCGAGTGCCTCGCTGCCTGCCTCTGCGAGAGTTGCTGGCTCCGCCGACGGGACGACGCCATCCCGGTACTTCTCGACCATCGCGAGCACGCGTGAGGCCAGGTTGCCGAGGCCATTGGCGAGCTCGCTCTCGTAGACGGCGTCGAACCGCTCGAACGTGAAGTCGCCGTCGTGCTCGAAGCCGACCTCGCGCAGCAGGAACCAGCGGAGCGCGTCGGCGCCGTGCCGCTCGGCCGCTTCCGCGATCGTCACCGAACTCCCCTCCGACTTGCTCACCTTGGCGCCGCCCCACTGCACGTAGCCGTGGGCCCAGATCGCCGTCGGCAGCGGCAGGTCGGCGGCCAGCAGCATCGCCGGCCAGATGATGCAGTGGAAGCGGGTGATCCCCTTGCAGACGACGTGGAGATCGGCCGGCCAGATGGCGTCCCAGCCGTCGTTCGGATAGCCCGTCGCGCTCAGGTAGTTGATGAGCGCGTCGAACCAGACGTAGACGGTCTCGTCGTCGGTGCCGGGGAACGGAATGCCCCATGGCAACCGCGCGCGCGAGATCGAGATGTCCTGCAATCCCTCGCGCAGCGTGCTGAGGATTTCGTTGCGACGGATCTGCGGCTCGACCCGAAAGGCCTCGTTGGCCTCGACGAGCGCGAGGACGCGGTCGCGATACGCCGAGAGGCGGAAGAAGGTGTTCTTCTCCTTGGTGCGCACGAGGTCGCGCGACGGATGCTCGGGACACCGACCGTCGACGAGTTGCCCTTCCTGCTTGAACTCCTCGCAGCCGACGCAATACAGCCCCTCGTACTCACCGACGAAGAGATCCTCCGGGTGCCGCTCGCGGATCCGTTCGAGCAGTGCCTGCACCCCGGCGGCGTGGCGCGGCTCGGTGGTACGCATCCAGTCGTCGTGGGCGCAGTGGAGGCTGAGCCAGGTCTGCTCGAAGTGCCTCGAGATGCCGTCAACCCAGGCCTGTGGAGACATCCCCGCGGCCTGCGCCGACTGAAAGACTTTCTGGCCGTGCTCGTCCATCCCCATCAGGAAACGCACCGGCTGCCCCTGCAGGCGATGCCAGCGGGCAATGGCGTCGGCGCCGATCTTCTCGAGGGCGTGGCCCAGATGCGGGTCGCCGTTGGCGTAGTCGATGGCGGTGGTGATGTACCAGGGCTTCACGCCGAACTCCCGTCGGGGGGGCCGCCGCGTTGCGGGCGGCGGGGTGCGCCAGGCGGGCGGCGGGTCGGCGGTGCGGCGGCTTCGGGGGCCGGCGTCGGCGCGGTGGTTGCCGCCGGGGCCTGCTCGACCTCATCGCGCAACTCGAGCAGGCCGATCACGCGCGGGCCATGCTCGTCACTGCGCAGGAAGACCCGCTCACGGAGGATGTCGACCGCCACCACCTTTTCTGCCCCGCGCGATGTCTGAATCAGCTTCCCTTCCTTCGGGAAGCGCTTCCGCGCGGTCAGATAGAACTCATGCTCGTACTTGAGGCAGCAAAGCAGTCGCCCGCAACCACCGGAGATCTGCGCGGGGTTGAGCGAGAGTCGCTGATCCTTTGCCAGGGCGAGATTCACCGGGCCCGGCTCGGTCAACCAGGTGCTGCAGCAGAGCTCGCGTCCGCAGCGACCGACGCCGCCGAGGCGCGCCGCCTCCTCGCGCACGCCGATCTGTCGCAGGTCAATCCGGGTCCGGAAGCTGGTGGCGAGCTCGCGGACCAGGGTCCGGAAGTCCACCCGCTTGTCGGCCGTGAAGTAGATGGTGAGCCGATTCCGGTCCCACTGCCACTCGGTGTCGGAGATCCGCATCGGGAGGTCGTGAGCGGCGGCGCGCGCGATCACGGCACGCCGTGCCTCTTCCTCGCCTCGTCGCAACTCCTCGTGCTGCAGTACGTCGGCGGGGGACGCACGCCGCACGACCGCCGCACGGACGCCCGGCGCGGCCGCCACCGGCTCCGCAGCAGCATCGCTTGGTGCGGCGATCGCATCGGGGGCCGGGGCGTCGGTGCCGCAGCTGGTGCAACCGCCGCACTTGGCCAGCGCCGCCTCTCCGACGGTGTTGACGCGGCCCAGGTCGAAGCCGCGCTCCACCGCCACCACAACCGGTTCGTTGAGCCGCAGTGGCGCGGCGTCATCGGACCAGTCAAAGAAGTCGCGGCGGTTGCCCTTGAAGCGGACTTCGACAGTTTGCGGCATCAGGCGTCCGCGTACGCCCCCATCGCCGCGAACTTGTCGTGGCGACGCTTGATGAGCTTGTCGGCCTTCAGCTTGCGCAGCTCGGTCATCTGGCGGATCAACGCCGCGCGCAGCGATTCACCGGCCGCGTCGGGATCGAAGTGCGCCCCGCCCACCGGCTCGGGGATGATCTCGTCGACCAGGCCAAGGCGGAGCAAGTCGTCCGACGTGAGCTTGAGCGCCTCGGCGGCGCGCTCGCGCTGCGAGGCATCCTTCCAGAGGATCGCCGCGCAGCCCTCGGGAGAGATCACCGAGTAGACGGAGTTCTCGAACATCAGGATCCGATCGGCGACGCCCAGCGCCAGCGCACCACCCGACCCGCCCTCGCCGATGACCACCGTGATGATCGGCGTCGGCAGGATCGACATCTCGAGGATGTTGCGCGCAAGCGCCTCGGACTGGCCGCGCTCTTCCGCGCCCAGACCGGGGTAGGCCCCCGGCGTGTCGATCAGCGTGATGACCGGCGCATGGAAGCGTGCAGCGATCTGCATCAGCCGCAGCGCCTTCCGGTAGCCCTCGGGATGCGGCATCCCGAAGTTGCGCTTGATGTTCTCCTTGGTGTCGCGTCCCTTCTGGTGGCCGATCACCATCACCGACTGGCCGGCGAGCCGGGCCCAGCCGCCGACGATCGCAGGATCGTCGCGGAAGAGCCGGTCGCCGTGGAGCTCGATGAAGT
The Gemmatimonadota bacterium DNA segment above includes these coding regions:
- a CDS encoding methionine--tRNA ligase, whose product is MKPWYITTAIDYANGDPHLGHALEKIGADAIARWHRLQGQPVRFLMGMDEHGQKVFQSAQAAGMSPQAWVDGISRHFEQTWLSLHCAHDDWMRTTEPRHAAGVQALLERIRERHPEDLFVGEYEGLYCVGCEEFKQEGQLVDGRCPEHPSRDLVRTKEKNTFFRLSAYRDRVLALVEANEAFRVEPQIRRNEILSTLREGLQDISISRARLPWGIPFPGTDDETVYVWFDALINYLSATGYPNDGWDAIWPADLHVVCKGITRFHCIIWPAMLLAADLPLPTAIWAHGYVQWGGAKVSKSEGSSVTIAEAAERHGADALRWFLLREVGFEHDGDFTFERFDAVYESELANGLGNLASRVLAMVEKYRDGVVPSAEPATLAEAGSEALARYETAMEAQGLKGAAEAINELVSEGNRYIVVHAPWTLAKEGKDAELDTALCELVSCLYRLSVMLFPFMPEKATALWTALGQDGTPDAAWANAKRPAMGGASVRKPENLFQRKS
- a CDS encoding acetyl-CoA carboxylase carboxyltransferase subunit alpha produces the protein MATSYTLEFEKPLAELEKQIDELKRVGSEREIDVLGELTTLEEKLDAKRAEIYAGLTPMQRVLVARHARRPYTLDYLSSIFTDFIELHGDRLFRDDPAIVGGWARLAGQSVMVIGHQKGRDTKENIKRNFGMPHPEGYRKALRLMQIAARFHAPVITLIDTPGAYPGLGAEERGQSEALARNILEMSILPTPIITVVIGEGGSGGALALGVADRILMFENSVYSVISPEGCAAILWKDASQRERAAEALKLTSDDLLRLGLVDEIIPEPVGGAHFDPDAAGESLRAALIRQMTELRKLKADKLIKRRHDKFAAMGAYADA